The Osmerus eperlanus chromosome 7, fOsmEpe2.1, whole genome shotgun sequence genome includes a region encoding these proteins:
- the LOC134024195 gene encoding titin-like isoform X9 yields the protein MDLGGEDAEEDAVAAIRPREEKEEEGELLEEGVVEIRDQEEMVEPMDIGEEGEKEGEGGLKEPEDTRQQREDPSDKEVEKMDLGEEEEEVEVESSKEMVETEDELEEQIKEVFQKGLLPDGAQDEERQTPQGVISICSVSEVKMVERRTRKRVTIVEESWRRQEEMEEGQWQTRKVEKREEEVAVMDWVGVAEEGTLRQEVNVEERYEEEKSMARSMPRAPKANEDDWFVLLDRPPYLAVPIAPASFEQGAQRHPAVSPSAGTGVTTAGQTEERREVVAEEIQVELEGESLPPEMQEKPAQTLPQRVDDWFILLGVVPRVSSVMPSGISFSSVSVDQRVRFSPKETVSMVEELEAETREVTVEVIELQEREERRPSEITPPLPLRAMEDDWFVLLDVVSRELTHVAPAALVEPVREDTISTLTEVNIIERREARREVVPEEREIPQEQARPQMIHPQPVREMEDDWFVLLDVIPREPSYVPPVASVERVTEETISRVVEEKREVVVKEIKLQEEEDTLVLETTQSQPVVERDDYWFELVDVVPKEPVYVPPGIIPIIPCSASHSPEHPFSVLIAVSPLAVCDLRYLMDLCLCSSVLLERPVQVIKSTVTESREERMEVGVGMIMVQVENHPPPIAVEQTQLQPIRERDDDWFVLLDVVPRELIVVPPVVPEERVQASRVVTETVSVVEMVTIEKRIQKKVQIVDESFQTESLPVQRSPPFEREGDDWFVLFEAVRDEPSVVPPVGLDEHVVVSTIEPEPSVATVEVERMPQETVAPPLARPQETVPPPPLRELEDDWFVLLDVAPKVSAVVPAVVSVQHELGPVDIKPIRRVQIVEETIQLEQRVVSQPTPREVDDDWFILSDRVPVETMTFVPAAREVVEERTLVIEETGRKEERVLVAVGSHQPEVVVVQRTPPVDREEGVDWFVLFEAIREEPPKIPKVSEVRPGYTAGVRTLEQRVWETVTTVEEIPQEIPTQRVPQPQRDVEDDWFILLEVAHKESAVQKRIQIFPDIPPMVKAPTIEPRPTALDEKRPMFEKRILEERRPRAQREVVDDWFVLLDVDSVVSTHRGARPVSAPVFSQAALMEAGIPMAPLEQPQTSTPISRPGRPEDRKLEVTVEAVEPSKPEGDVKTAAGRQQREAVSTVTATTNGETWPQSEDTSTEQVRMRKKRARRIEGDSIYIRHSLLMLEEFEKPQEDLLRHHASISELKRNFMQSVPEHRPSEWDKRLSTHSPFRSAGVNGQSLAGADGVATDGIDGDKDGLSLASMQTITSDTTSGTTVTTTTTHISKVVKSGSSETRVEKRIVITADSETVDQEQGSGVGADSM from the exons ATGGatttgggaggggaggatgCGGAGGAAGACGCGGTAGCTGCCATCAGGCCacgggaggagaaagaggaggagggagagttacTGGAAGAGGGGGTGGTAGAGATCAGGGACCAGGAAGAAATGGTAGAACCAATGGAtataggggaggagggggagaaagagggagaaggaggtctCAAAGAGCCGGAAGACACcaggcagcagagagaggatCCGTCAGACAAAGAGGTAGAAAAGATGGActtgggggaggaagaggaggaggtggaggtagagtcCTCAAAGGAGATGGTTGAGACTGAGgacgagctggaggagcagatAAAGGAGGTGTTCCAGAAGGGCTTGCTGCCGGACGGAGCCCAGGACGAGGAACGCCAGACGCCGCAGGGCGTCATCAGCATCTGCTCAGTGTCGGAGGTGAAAATGGTGGAGCGCAGGACACGGAAGCGAGTCACTattgtggaggagagctggcgacggcaggaggagatggaggagggccaGTGGCAGACTAGAAAGGTGGAGaagcgagaggaggaggtggcggtCATGGACTGGGTTGGAGTAGCAGAGGAAGGGACGCTCAGGCAGGAAGTCAACGTTGAGGAAAGATATGAGGAAGAGAAGTCGATGGCTCGTAGTATGCCCCGAGCCCCGAAGGCCAATGAAGATGATTGGTTTGTGCTCCTGGACCGCCCTCCATACCTTGCAGTTCCAATTGCTCCAG CATCATTTGAGCAGGGTGCTCAGAGACATCCTGCTGTCAGCCCCTCTGCTGGTACTGGCGTGACAACCGCTGGGCAGACAGAGGAGCGAAGGGAGGTTGTAGCTGAAGAGATACAGGTTGAGCTGGAAGGGGAGAGCCTGCCTCCGGAGATGCAGGAGAAACCAGCCCAGACGCTGCCTCAGAGAGTCGACGACTGGTTTATCCTGCTTGGTGTTGTTCCCAGAGTATCATCTGTAATGCCATCAG GCATCTCCTTTTCATCAGTGTCTGTGGATCAGCGTGTTCGGTTCTCTCCAAAAGAAACCGTCTCTATGGTCGAGGAGTTAGAGGCGGAGACGAGAGAGGTGACAGTTGAGGTGATTGAGCTACAAGAGCGGGAAGAGAGGCGTCCGTCCGAAATCACACCGCCGCTGCCTCTGAGAGCGATGGAAGACGATTGGTTTGTGTTACTGGATGTTGTTAGCCGAGAGCTAACACATGTAGCCCCAG CTGCACTGGTGGAGCCTGTCAGAGAAGACACTATCTCAACATTAACTGAGGTGAACATCATTGAGAGACGAGAGGCGAGAAGAGAAGTTGTccctgaagagagagaaataccgCAAGAGCAGGCCAGGCCACAAATGATCCACCCACAACCAGTGAGGGAGATGGAAGATGACTGGTTTGTGCTATTGGATGTGATTCCAAGAGAACCATCATATGTACCTCCAG TTGCTTCGGTGGAGCGTGTCACAGAAGAAACCATCTCTAGGGTGgttgaagagaagagagaagttgTGGTTAAAGAGATCAAGTTACAAGAAGAAGAGGACACGCTTGTTCTGGAAACGACCCAATCACAgccagtggtagagagagatgacTACTGGTTTGAATTGGTGGATGTTGTTCCTAAGGAACCGGTTTATGTACCTCCAGGTATTATTCCCATCATCCCTTGCTCTGCTTCGCATTCACCAGAACACCCATTTTCTGTGCTCATTGCTGTCAGCCCATTGGCTGTCTGTGACCTGCGATATTTGATGGATCTTTGTCTCTGCTCATCAGTGCTTCTTGAGAGGCCTGTTCAGGTGATCAAGTCCACCGTGACTGAgtctagagaggagaggatggaggttgGAGTTGGGATGATAATGGTACAAGTGGAAAATCATCCACCGCCAATCGCTGTGGAGCAGACTcaactgcagccaatcagagagagagatgatgactGGTTCGTCCTGTTGGATGTGGTTCCCAGAGAACTGATTGTCGTACCTCCAG TTGTTCCTGAGGAACGTGTTCAGGCCTCTCGAGTTGTGACTGAGACCGTCTCTGTGGTGGAGATGGTCACCATAGAGAAGAGAATACAGAAGAAGGTGCAAATTGTAGACGAGAGCTTCCAAACCGAGTCTCTACCAGTCCAGAGGTCTCCCCCAtttgagagggaaggagacgaCTGGTTTGTTCTGTTTGAGGCTGTCCGTGACGAACCATCCGTGGTCCCACCAG TTGGTCTGGATGAGCATGTTGTCGTGTCAACCATAGAACCAGAACCAAGCGTAGCCACGGTAGAAGTGGAGAGAATGCCTCAAGAGACTGTGGCACCTCCTCTGGCCCGGCCCCAGGAGACTGTACCACCACCGCCactgagagagctggaggatgaCTGGTTTGTGCTACTGGATGTTGCACCTAAAGTATCAG CGGTGGTTCCAGCTGTAGTGAGCGTCCAGCATGAGTTGGGGCCAGTAGACATAAAGCCGATCAGGAGAGTGCAGATAGTGGAAGAGACCATTCAACTGGAGCAGAGGGTTGTATCCCAACCAACACCTAGAGAAGTGGATGATGATTGGTTTATCCTGTCGGACCGTGTTCCCGTGGAGACGATGACCTTTGTCCCAG CTGCACGAGAGGTTGTAGAGGAGAGAACGTTGGTGATTGAGGAGactgggaggaaggaggagagggtgctgGTGGCCGTGGGAAGCCATCAGCCTGAGGTCGTGGTGGTGCAGAGAACACCACCtgtagacagagaggagggagttgaTTGGTTTGTGCTCTTCGAAGCCATCCGCGAGGAACCTCCTAAGATTCCTAAAG TGAGTGAAGTCAGACCTGGCTATACGGCTGGAGTTCGAACCCTAGAGCAGCGAGTATGGGAGACGGTCACCACAGTGGAGGAGATACCGCAGGAGATACCCACACAGAGGGTGCCTCAGCCCCAGAGGGATGTGGAAGACGATTGGTTTATCTTGCTGGAAGTTGCCCATAAAGAATCAG CTGTACAAAAGCGCATTCAGATTTTCCCAGACATTCCACCTATGGTCAAAGCTCCAACCATAGAGCCTAGACCTACAGCGCTTGATGAGAAGAGACCAATGTTTGAGAAGAGAATTCTGGAGGAAAGGCGGCCGCGAGcgcagagagaggtggtggatgactggtttgttttgctggaTGTTGACTCAG tgGTGAGCACCCACCGAGGCGCCCGCCCCGTCAGCGCCCCGGTCTTCTCCCAGGCCGCCCTGATGGAGGCCGGCATCCCCATGGCCCCCCTGGAGcagccccagacctccacccccatcagCAGGCCCGGACGCCCGGAGGACAGGAAGCTGGAGGTCACCGTGGAGGCCGTGGAGCCTTCCAAACCAGAGGGCGACGTCAAG ACAGCAGCggggaggcagcagagagaggctgtctcCACGGTGACAGCCACCACCAATGGGGAGACTTGGCCTCAG TCTGAGGACACAAGCACGGAGCAGGTTCGAATGCGCAAG AAAAGAGCTAGGAGAATTGAGGGTGACTCAATTTATATCAGACATAGCCTTTTAATGTTGGAG GAGTTTGAGAAGCCCCAGGAGGACCTGCTGAGGCACCACGCCAGCATCAGCGAGCTGAAGAGGAACTTCATGCAGTCTGTCCCCGAGCACCGCCCCAGCGAGTGGGACAAGCGCCTGTCCACCCACTCCCCCTTCCGGAGCGCGGGCGTCAACGGCCAGTCACTGGCCGGCGCAGACGGG GTGGCGACGGATGGGATCGACGGGGACAAAGATGGGTTGTCTCTGGCCAGCATGCAGACCATCACCTCGGACACCACCAGTGGCACCACGgtcaccaccacaaccacccaCATCTCCAAG GTGGTGAAGAGTGGCTCTTCAGAGACCCGCGTGGAGAAGAGAATCGTCATCACGGCAGACTCTGAGACAGTAGACCAAGAGCAG GGTAGTGGCGTGGGAGCAGACTCCATGTGA
- the LOC134024195 gene encoding titin-like isoform X10, with translation MDLGGEDAEEDAVAAIRPREEKEEEGELLEEGVVEIRDQEEMVEPMDIGEEGEKEGEGGLKEPEDTRQQREDPSDKEVEKMDLGEEEEEVEVESSKEMVETEDELEEQIKEVFQKGLLPDGAQDEERQTPQGVISICSVSEVKMVERRTRKRVTIVEESWRRQEEMEEGQWQTRKVEKREEEVAVMDWVGVAEEGTLRQEVNVEERYEEEKSMARSMPRAPKANEDDWFVLLDRPPYLAVPIAPASFEQGAQRHPAVSPSAGTGVTTAGQTEERREVVAEEIQVELEGESLPPEMQEKPAQTLPQRVDDWFILLGVVPRVSSVMPSGISFSSVSVDQRVRFSPKETVSMVEELEAETREVTVEVIELQEREERRPSEITPPLPLRAMEDDWFVLLDVVSRELTHVAPAALVEPVREDTISTLTEVNIIERREARREVVPEEREIPQEQARPQMIHPQPVREMEDDWFVLLDVIPREPSYVPPVASVERVTEETISRVVEEKREVVVKEIKLQEEEDTLVLETTQSQPVVERDDYWFELVDVVPKEPVYVPPGIIPIIPCSASHSPEHPFSVLIAVSPLAVCDLRYLMDLCLCSSVLLERPVQVIKSTVTESREERMEVGVGMIMVQVENHPPPIAVEQTQLQPIRERDDDWFVLLDVVPRELIVVPPVVPEERVQASRVVTETVSVVEMVTIEKRIQKKVQIVDESFQTESLPVQRSPPFEREGDDWFVLFEAVRDEPSVVPPVGLDEHVVVSTIEPEPSVATVEVERMPQETVAPPLARPQETVPPPPLRELEDDWFVLLDVAPKVSAVVPAVVSVQHELGPVDIKPIRRVQIVEETIQLEQRVVSQPTPREVDDDWFILSDRVPVETMTFVPAAREVVEERTLVIEETGRKEERVLVAVGSHQPEVVVVQRTPPVDREEGVDWFVLFEAIREEPPKIPKVSEVRPGYTAGVRTLEQRVWETVTTVEEIPQEIPTQRVPQPQRDVEDDWFILLEVAHKESAVQKRIQIFPDIPPMVKAPTIEPRPTALDEKRPMFEKRILEERRPRAQREVVDDWFVLLDVDSVVSTHRGARPVSAPVFSQAALMEAGIPMAPLEQPQTSTPISRPGRPEDRKLEVTVEAVEPSKPEGDVKTAAGRQQREAVSTVTATTNGETWPQSEDTSTEQVRMRKKRARRIEGDSIYIRHSLLMLEEFEKPQEDLLRHHASISELKRNFMQSVPEHRPSEWDKRLSTHSPFRSAGVNGQSLAGADGFVFRLPRGPLLDFYSKRS, from the exons ATGGatttgggaggggaggatgCGGAGGAAGACGCGGTAGCTGCCATCAGGCCacgggaggagaaagaggaggagggagagttacTGGAAGAGGGGGTGGTAGAGATCAGGGACCAGGAAGAAATGGTAGAACCAATGGAtataggggaggagggggagaaagagggagaaggaggtctCAAAGAGCCGGAAGACACcaggcagcagagagaggatCCGTCAGACAAAGAGGTAGAAAAGATGGActtgggggaggaagaggaggaggtggaggtagagtcCTCAAAGGAGATGGTTGAGACTGAGgacgagctggaggagcagatAAAGGAGGTGTTCCAGAAGGGCTTGCTGCCGGACGGAGCCCAGGACGAGGAACGCCAGACGCCGCAGGGCGTCATCAGCATCTGCTCAGTGTCGGAGGTGAAAATGGTGGAGCGCAGGACACGGAAGCGAGTCACTattgtggaggagagctggcgacggcaggaggagatggaggagggccaGTGGCAGACTAGAAAGGTGGAGaagcgagaggaggaggtggcggtCATGGACTGGGTTGGAGTAGCAGAGGAAGGGACGCTCAGGCAGGAAGTCAACGTTGAGGAAAGATATGAGGAAGAGAAGTCGATGGCTCGTAGTATGCCCCGAGCCCCGAAGGCCAATGAAGATGATTGGTTTGTGCTCCTGGACCGCCCTCCATACCTTGCAGTTCCAATTGCTCCAG CATCATTTGAGCAGGGTGCTCAGAGACATCCTGCTGTCAGCCCCTCTGCTGGTACTGGCGTGACAACCGCTGGGCAGACAGAGGAGCGAAGGGAGGTTGTAGCTGAAGAGATACAGGTTGAGCTGGAAGGGGAGAGCCTGCCTCCGGAGATGCAGGAGAAACCAGCCCAGACGCTGCCTCAGAGAGTCGACGACTGGTTTATCCTGCTTGGTGTTGTTCCCAGAGTATCATCTGTAATGCCATCAG GCATCTCCTTTTCATCAGTGTCTGTGGATCAGCGTGTTCGGTTCTCTCCAAAAGAAACCGTCTCTATGGTCGAGGAGTTAGAGGCGGAGACGAGAGAGGTGACAGTTGAGGTGATTGAGCTACAAGAGCGGGAAGAGAGGCGTCCGTCCGAAATCACACCGCCGCTGCCTCTGAGAGCGATGGAAGACGATTGGTTTGTGTTACTGGATGTTGTTAGCCGAGAGCTAACACATGTAGCCCCAG CTGCACTGGTGGAGCCTGTCAGAGAAGACACTATCTCAACATTAACTGAGGTGAACATCATTGAGAGACGAGAGGCGAGAAGAGAAGTTGTccctgaagagagagaaataccgCAAGAGCAGGCCAGGCCACAAATGATCCACCCACAACCAGTGAGGGAGATGGAAGATGACTGGTTTGTGCTATTGGATGTGATTCCAAGAGAACCATCATATGTACCTCCAG TTGCTTCGGTGGAGCGTGTCACAGAAGAAACCATCTCTAGGGTGgttgaagagaagagagaagttgTGGTTAAAGAGATCAAGTTACAAGAAGAAGAGGACACGCTTGTTCTGGAAACGACCCAATCACAgccagtggtagagagagatgacTACTGGTTTGAATTGGTGGATGTTGTTCCTAAGGAACCGGTTTATGTACCTCCAGGTATTATTCCCATCATCCCTTGCTCTGCTTCGCATTCACCAGAACACCCATTTTCTGTGCTCATTGCTGTCAGCCCATTGGCTGTCTGTGACCTGCGATATTTGATGGATCTTTGTCTCTGCTCATCAGTGCTTCTTGAGAGGCCTGTTCAGGTGATCAAGTCCACCGTGACTGAgtctagagaggagaggatggaggttgGAGTTGGGATGATAATGGTACAAGTGGAAAATCATCCACCGCCAATCGCTGTGGAGCAGACTcaactgcagccaatcagagagagagatgatgactGGTTCGTCCTGTTGGATGTGGTTCCCAGAGAACTGATTGTCGTACCTCCAG TTGTTCCTGAGGAACGTGTTCAGGCCTCTCGAGTTGTGACTGAGACCGTCTCTGTGGTGGAGATGGTCACCATAGAGAAGAGAATACAGAAGAAGGTGCAAATTGTAGACGAGAGCTTCCAAACCGAGTCTCTACCAGTCCAGAGGTCTCCCCCAtttgagagggaaggagacgaCTGGTTTGTTCTGTTTGAGGCTGTCCGTGACGAACCATCCGTGGTCCCACCAG TTGGTCTGGATGAGCATGTTGTCGTGTCAACCATAGAACCAGAACCAAGCGTAGCCACGGTAGAAGTGGAGAGAATGCCTCAAGAGACTGTGGCACCTCCTCTGGCCCGGCCCCAGGAGACTGTACCACCACCGCCactgagagagctggaggatgaCTGGTTTGTGCTACTGGATGTTGCACCTAAAGTATCAG CGGTGGTTCCAGCTGTAGTGAGCGTCCAGCATGAGTTGGGGCCAGTAGACATAAAGCCGATCAGGAGAGTGCAGATAGTGGAAGAGACCATTCAACTGGAGCAGAGGGTTGTATCCCAACCAACACCTAGAGAAGTGGATGATGATTGGTTTATCCTGTCGGACCGTGTTCCCGTGGAGACGATGACCTTTGTCCCAG CTGCACGAGAGGTTGTAGAGGAGAGAACGTTGGTGATTGAGGAGactgggaggaaggaggagagggtgctgGTGGCCGTGGGAAGCCATCAGCCTGAGGTCGTGGTGGTGCAGAGAACACCACCtgtagacagagaggagggagttgaTTGGTTTGTGCTCTTCGAAGCCATCCGCGAGGAACCTCCTAAGATTCCTAAAG TGAGTGAAGTCAGACCTGGCTATACGGCTGGAGTTCGAACCCTAGAGCAGCGAGTATGGGAGACGGTCACCACAGTGGAGGAGATACCGCAGGAGATACCCACACAGAGGGTGCCTCAGCCCCAGAGGGATGTGGAAGACGATTGGTTTATCTTGCTGGAAGTTGCCCATAAAGAATCAG CTGTACAAAAGCGCATTCAGATTTTCCCAGACATTCCACCTATGGTCAAAGCTCCAACCATAGAGCCTAGACCTACAGCGCTTGATGAGAAGAGACCAATGTTTGAGAAGAGAATTCTGGAGGAAAGGCGGCCGCGAGcgcagagagaggtggtggatgactggtttgttttgctggaTGTTGACTCAG tgGTGAGCACCCACCGAGGCGCCCGCCCCGTCAGCGCCCCGGTCTTCTCCCAGGCCGCCCTGATGGAGGCCGGCATCCCCATGGCCCCCCTGGAGcagccccagacctccacccccatcagCAGGCCCGGACGCCCGGAGGACAGGAAGCTGGAGGTCACCGTGGAGGCCGTGGAGCCTTCCAAACCAGAGGGCGACGTCAAG ACAGCAGCggggaggcagcagagagaggctgtctcCACGGTGACAGCCACCACCAATGGGGAGACTTGGCCTCAG TCTGAGGACACAAGCACGGAGCAGGTTCGAATGCGCAAG AAAAGAGCTAGGAGAATTGAGGGTGACTCAATTTATATCAGACATAGCCTTTTAATGTTGGAG GAGTTTGAGAAGCCCCAGGAGGACCTGCTGAGGCACCACGCCAGCATCAGCGAGCTGAAGAGGAACTTCATGCAGTCTGTCCCCGAGCACCGCCCCAGCGAGTGGGACAAGCGCCTGTCCACCCACTCCCCCTTCCGGAGCGCGGGCGTCAACGGCCAGTCACTGGCCGGCGCAGACGGG ttTGTGTTCCGCCTCCCCCGCGGGCCTCTCCTAGACTTCTACTCCAAGCGCAGCTGA